In the genome of Sphingopyxis sp. YF1, the window TCGATATTGTCGGTGAGGTCATAGTCGGCGAAAAAGGCGGTGCTGACGCGTTCGACCGGGCTCACCGCGTTGAGGAACGGGTTCGAATTGAAATTATGCTTCGCGGCGCTGTACGGCTCGAAGAAGTCGCCGTCGCCGCCGAGCCGCTGGTTGAAATTGATCTGCTGGCCATTGGGCAGCACGGCGCGGCCGCCGATCGTCGACGCGCTGTTGACGCAGCCAAGCGCCCCCGGCGTCGTTTCGGCGAGCGAACAGGGTGCGCGGGTCGCCATGTTGACCGCGCGGGTCTTCTGGTAAGTCACCGCCGCCATCACGCCGCCGCGGTCATTGCGGATCCCCCAGATCAGGTCGGCGGTGAAATCCGAACCGTCGCCCTTTTCGGTGATTCCCTGGCGCAGGCTGACCCCGAGCCCTTCATAGTCGGTGCGCGTCACGAGGTTGACGACCCCCGCCATCGCGTCGGCGCCGTAGATCGCCGAGGCGCCGTCCTTGAGCACATCGGTGCGCGCGAGCGCGACGACCGGGATCATGTTGAGGTCGGGCGACGAGTTGGCGCCGGTGCCGCCCGCGACGAGGCGGCGGCCGTTGAGCAGCACGAGGGTGCGCTTGATGCCGAGCCCGCGCAGATTGACCTGCGCGGTGCCATAGCCGTTGTTCGCCCAATAGGCCGAGGTCTGGTTGCCCGCGAAACCCGCATTGGCGGGAAGGCGTTGCAGCACGGTCTCGATGTTGACGACGCCGGTATTCTCGATCTGTTCGGCCGAGACGACCGTCGCGGGTCCGACGCCCGCAAGATCCTGGCGGCGGATGCGCGACCCGGTGACGACGATGTCCGATGCGCGATCCGATTCGGCGGCGTCGGGCGCCGCCTGCGGGGTGCCGCCGGTCTGCGCAAAGGCCGGCGCCGCGATCGTTGCGGCAACGGCCGCGCTCGTGAGCAAAAATTTCCTGGTCGTCATGACGGACCCCCTGTTGGCTGTCTGATGGCGGCAGGGAGCATCAAATGTATATACAGGTCAACAGAAAATTTCTGAATTATTTCATTTAGTTAAATCAAGTTTTGGACACGATCCGGGTATGGGTAATACGCACGGGGCGCGGACACCCCTCATGCAGTTTGAACTTTTTTCTCGCCGCGGGCGCGCCATCGGCAACGAACGATCATCGTGCCGGGAGGTAGCGAAAGGAAATATCGGAAAAAACAGGCCGCGCCGGTGCGCAGGCGACGCTCGCGGGCATCCGGGCGCCCTGGTGCGGATACGGCACGCGGATCAGGCGCGGGTGCTGCGCGCCCGCGGCCCCGGTCGGCCAAAAGGGGCGGCGATGGGTCGCCGGCACCGAATCGCCGGCGCGGTTCGACTCAGGCGCCGAACACCGAAATCCGGCCCGCCGCACCGAAGGCCATCACCCGATAGGGATCGACGCTGCCGTCGGGCATCTCCATCCCCGGCGAACCGCGCGGCATGCCCGGCACCGCGATCCCGCGAATATCGGCCGGCCGCTCGGCGAGCAGGCGCGCGACGCTCGCCAGCGGCACATGCCCCTCGATCGCATAGCCATCCGCGATCGCGGTGTGGCACGAATGGAGTTCGTCGGGCACGCCGTGGCGCGCCTTGATCGCCGACATGTCGGTGCGGCTTTCGACCGTCACCGCATATCCCGCGTCGCGCGCGATCGCTGCCCATGCCTCGCAGCATCCGCATTCGGGATCGCGATAGACATGGATCGAGGACCCCCGAGCCGCCGGTTCCGGCGGCGTCGCCGCATCCTCGCCGGCAACCGGCGGCCGCGGCGCGGCGTCGCAGCCGGCGAGCCACACGACCGTCCCCGCGCCGAGCGCGGCGATCAGGCTGCGGCGGTTCATCGCTTCGCTCCTCGTCATCCTTCGGCGGCCGCCACGGCGGGCGGCATCAGAACCACGTCTTGATGCCCATCACGACGCTGACGCCGCCGACATCCTCGCCCGCGGCGCGGGCGAAACGGGCGGTGTCGCCGATCTTGCGCGCCCATTCGACGCCGACGTAGGGCGCGAATTCGCGGACGATCTCGTAGCGCAGCCGCAACCCGAGCTCGACGTCGGAAAGCCCCGACCCGATACCGCTTTCGGGCACGTCCTGCAGCGCGAAATTGATCTCGGCGGCGGGCTGGAGGACCAGCTTTTGGGTGATGCGCTGGTCGTAGCTGCCCTCGATCCGGGCGAGCAGGTCGCCCCTGGTCGAAAGGAACAGCGCGCCCTCGACCTCGAACCAATAGGGCGCCAGCCCCTCGAAACCGACGGTCGCATAGGTGCGGTCGGGACCCCGGCCGATGTCCTGGCGAATCCCCGCCTGCGCGTTGAAATAGGGTCCGATCGCGCGGCTGTAGACCGCCTGGATCTCGCCGCTTTCCAGCCCTTCGCCGAACGCCGCCTCGCCCTCGCTCTTCAGCGTCAGCCGGTTGATGTCGCCGCCGTACCAGGCTTCGCCGTCCCAGCGGAACCCGTCATGCCCCTTGCGCGCCTGATATTCGGCGAGGTTGATGCTGATGAAGGCGATCGTCTGCGCGCCGTTTTCCTTCATCATCTCGTGCCGCGAATGCTCCATCTCTTCTTTCGGGAAGAGGCGGTCGGCGTACCAGTCGCCCGGCGGCGGCGGGGCCGGGGCGTCGCCCGGCGGCAGGTCGGTGCCGCTGGCGCCCGGCACCGCGGGTTCGCGGGCCTCGCCGTGCGCGGGGGCCTGCTTCGGGGTACAGTGCCCCATCGCCGCATGTTCGGGCGGACAGTCGGGATCGGACGGCGCCGGCGCCTGATCCGGCGCCTGATCCATGGCCGGATCCATCGCATGCCCGGCGCCATGCCCTTTGCCATGCCCCTTTCCATGTCCCGCGTGGGCATCCCCGTCCGCGGCCGGCGCGGCCTCGGGGGTGCAATGCCCCATCGCGGCGTGCTCGGGGGTACAGCCGGGCGCTTCGGCGGGGGCGGGCTGCGCCGCGGGGGCGGCGCCGTGCATCGAATGGTCCATCGTCTGCGCCGCGGCAGGCACGGCGACGGCGAAGGGCGCGATACCGGCGAGGAGGAGCGCGATCCGCGTCATGCCGCCTCTCCCTTCGGACGGACGCTGACGACGCGCATCATCCCCGCGTGCATATGGTAGAGGAGATGGCAGTGGAACGCCCAGTCGCCGAGCGCGTCGGCGGTGAAGTCGAAGCTCGCGGTGCCGCCCGGCTGGACGAGCACGGTGTGCTTGCGCGGCGATCGGTCGCCCTTGCCCGTGACCAGTTCGAAGAAATGGCCGTGCAGGTGGATCGGGTGGCTCATCATCGAATCGTTGATCAGGTTGATCCGCACCCGCTCACCCTCGATGAAGGGAATGGGGTCGTGATAATCGGACATCTTCACCCCGTCGAACGACCACATGAAGCGTTCCATGTTGCCGGTGAGGTGGATGTCGAGCGAGCGCGACGCGGCGCGGACGTCGGGGTTGCGTTCGAGCGCGGTCAGGTCGTGGTAGGTCAGCACCTTGTGCCCGGCGTTCTCGAGCCCCTGCCCCGGCTCGCCCGTGCGGTCGACGGGCATCGGCGAAATCGACTGGACGCTCGGGTCGCGGCGGACCTGCGGCGCGACGCTGAAGTCGCGCATGCTGTGGCTCATGCCGCCCGCCGCCGCGCCATGCCCCATCGCGGCATGATCCTGCCCCGCGGCGTCCGCCGGCGCCGGGGTGCAGTGCCCCATCGCGGCATGCTCGGCGGTGCACGACGCGTCGCCGCCCGCCATCGCGCCCATGCCCATGTCGGTCATCGTCGCGAGCGGGCGTTCGCGCAGCGGCGGCACCTCTGCCACCATGCCCGGCCGCGGCGCGAGCGTCGCGCGGCCCATGCCCGACCGGTCGTTCGCCTCGGCGACCAGCGTATAGGCGCGGTCCTCGACCGGGGTGACGATGACGTCATAGGTTTCGGCGACCGCGATCTGGAACTCGTCGATCTCGACCGGGACGACGTTGAGCCCGTCGGCCTGGACGACCGTCATGCGCAGCCCGGGAATGCGCAGGTTGAAGATCGTCATCGCCGAGGCGTTGATGATGCGCAGCCGCACGCGCTCGCCCGGGCGGAAGAGCGCGGTCCAGTTGTCGCGCGGGCCGTGGCCGTTGACGAGGAAGGTGTAGGTCGAGCCGTTGACGTCGGCGATGTCGGTCGGGTCCATCCGCATCCGCCCCCATTCGAGGCGGTCCCCCAGCGGCTGGTCCTTGCCCGCGAGCAGCCCCGAGAGCGTCTGGCGCTGCATGTTGAAATGCCCCGGGTTGACCTTCATCTTGCGGAAGATTTCCTCGGGCGCGAGCGGGCTGTGGTCCGACAGCACGACGACATGCTCGCGGTCGTAGCCGACCGGGTCGGCGCCCGCGGGGTCGATCACGATCGGGCCATAATGGCCGAGCTGTTCCTGGAGGCCCGAATGGCTGTGGTACCAGTAGGTGCCCGACTGGACGACCGGGAATTCGTAGACGAAGGTCGATTTGGGCCTGATGCCGGGGAAGCTCACCCCCGGAACCCCGTCCATGTGAAAGGGCAGGATCAGCCCGTGCCAGTGGATCGAACTGTCCTCGTCGAGATCGTTGATCACGGTGAGTTTCGCCCGCTGCCCCTCCTTGAGGCGAACGAGCGGCGCGGGCACGGTGCCGTTGATGCCGATCGCGCGGCTGACCTTGCCGTCGATGCGCATCGTCTGGCGCGCGATGCGCAGCGTAATGTCGTTCCCCGACACGGTGGGCAGCGTCGACGCGATCCCGGGCGACACCGGCTGCGCCCACGCCGGGAACCACGACGCAAGCGCGACGGCCGTCCCGCCACCCAATGCTCCGCCAACGAAACGACGCCTGTCTATCTGCATGATCTTCCTGATACTTGTGCCTGTCTGCACCTATTTACGCAGCGGGGCCCGATGCCCCTTGCCCGCGTCAAAGATTATCGGGGTGCGGACCGCCGGCCGCTCCCCCGCCCCCGTCGAGGAGCACGCGCAGCTTCGCCCGCGCACGATAGAGCCGCGTCTCGACCGTCTTTTCGCTGACGTTCAGCACCGCCGCCGCCTCCGACTGGCTGAGATCCTCGACCCCGCGCAGCACCAGCACTTCGCGCAGATTGTG includes:
- a CDS encoding DUF411 domain-containing protein, whose product is MNRRSLIAALGAGTVVWLAGCDAAPRPPVAGEDAATPPEPAARGSSIHVYRDPECGCCEAWAAIARDAGYAVTVESRTDMSAIKARHGVPDELHSCHTAIADGYAIEGHVPLASVARLLAERPADIRGIAVPGMPRGSPGMEMPDGSVDPYRVMAFGAAGRISVFGA
- a CDS encoding copper resistance protein B, yielding MTRIALLLAGIAPFAVAVPAAAQTMDHSMHGAAPAAQPAPAEAPGCTPEHAAMGHCTPEAAPAADGDAHAGHGKGHGKGHGAGHAMDPAMDQAPDQAPAPSDPDCPPEHAAMGHCTPKQAPAHGEAREPAVPGASGTDLPPGDAPAPPPPGDWYADRLFPKEEMEHSRHEMMKENGAQTIAFISINLAEYQARKGHDGFRWDGEAWYGGDINRLTLKSEGEAAFGEGLESGEIQAVYSRAIGPYFNAQAGIRQDIGRGPDRTYATVGFEGLAPYWFEVEGALFLSTRGDLLARIEGSYDQRITQKLVLQPAAEINFALQDVPESGIGSGLSDVELGLRLRYEIVREFAPYVGVEWARKIGDTARFARAAGEDVGGVSVVMGIKTWF
- a CDS encoding copper resistance system multicopper oxidase, with translation MQIDRRRFVGGALGGGTAVALASWFPAWAQPVSPGIASTLPTVSGNDITLRIARQTMRIDGKVSRAIGINGTVPAPLVRLKEGQRAKLTVINDLDEDSSIHWHGLILPFHMDGVPGVSFPGIRPKSTFVYEFPVVQSGTYWYHSHSGLQEQLGHYGPIVIDPAGADPVGYDREHVVVLSDHSPLAPEEIFRKMKVNPGHFNMQRQTLSGLLAGKDQPLGDRLEWGRMRMDPTDIADVNGSTYTFLVNGHGPRDNWTALFRPGERVRLRIINASAMTIFNLRIPGLRMTVVQADGLNVVPVEIDEFQIAVAETYDVIVTPVEDRAYTLVAEANDRSGMGRATLAPRPGMVAEVPPLRERPLATMTDMGMGAMAGGDASCTAEHAAMGHCTPAPADAAGQDHAAMGHGAAAGGMSHSMRDFSVAPQVRRDPSVQSISPMPVDRTGEPGQGLENAGHKVLTYHDLTALERNPDVRAASRSLDIHLTGNMERFMWSFDGVKMSDYHDPIPFIEGERVRINLINDSMMSHPIHLHGHFFELVTGKGDRSPRKHTVLVQPGGTASFDFTADALGDWAFHCHLLYHMHAGMMRVVSVRPKGEAA